The Terriglobus tenax genome contains a region encoding:
- a CDS encoding EF-Tu C-terminal domain-related protein, translated as DNVQLEVTLHTPVAMEKGLRFAIREGGRTVGAGAISEIIK; from the coding sequence GCGATAACGTTCAGCTGGAAGTTACGCTGCACACGCCGGTAGCCATGGAGAAGGGTCTCCGCTTCGCTATCCGCGAAGGCGGACGTACCGTCGGCGCTGGCGCCATCTCCGAGATCATCAAGTAA